The following nucleotide sequence is from Natronosalvus caseinilyticus.
GCGCACGAGATCCTGGGTCTCGCGAAGCGCGCGATTGAACCGCAGGTCGTCGTACGTCTCGGTGGCGATGGCGAGCGTCGCGTCGATCTCGCTCTCGACGTAGCTCGCGACGGCGTCGTTCGCGCCCGCGGGCGCGTCCGCGACGTAGTCCTCGATCATCTCCTTCAGTCGCGTGAGGAAAGCGTACGTCGACCGGACGCCCTCCTCGCTCCAGTCGAAGTCGCGCTCGGGCTGGGCGGCCTGCATCATGAACAGCCGGGCGGTGTCGGCGCCGTACTCCTCGACGATCCGCTGAGGCGAGACGGTGTTCCCCTTCGACTTGGACATCTTCTCGCCCTCGAGCTGGACCATCCCCTGGGCGAGCAGGTTCGTGAACGGCTCGCGGTGTTCGAGGCCCTCGTGGTCGGAGAGGACCTTCGTGAAGAACCGCGAGTAGAGCAGGTGCATCACGGCGTGTTCGATGCCGCCGACGTACTGGTCGACGGGCATCCAGTCGTTGGCCCGCTCGAGGTCGAAGGGAGCGTCCTCGAGGTCGGGCGAGACGTACCGCAGGAAGTACCACGAGGAGTCGACGAAGGTGTCCATCGTGTCGGTTTCGCGCTCGGCTGGACCGCCGCAGTCGGGACAGGTCGTCTGCTTCCAGTCCTCGGCAGCGTCCAGCGGGTTGCCGGTGGTGTTGATGAACGCCGGTAACTCGACGGGCAGGTCTTCTTCGGGAACCATCACGGGACCGCAGTCGGGGCAGTGGACGACCGGAATCGGCGTCCCCCAGTAGCGCTGCCTCGAGATGCCCCAGTCTCTGAGCTGGTACTGGGTGGCGTGCTCGGCGGTCTCGATATCCTCGGTCAGGCGCTCGCGTGCGGTTTCGCTGTCGAGGCCCGAGTACTCGCCGGAGTTGACGAGGACACCGTCGTCGGTGTAAGCCGTCTCCTGGACGTCTGGTGCATCGGGAACCGATTCACCGTCCCAGTCGTTGGGCTCGGGAGCGACGACGGGCACGACGTCCTCGCCCATCTTCGTCGCGAACGCGTGGTCGCGCTCGTCGTGGCCCGGGACGGCCATCAGTGCGCCCGTTCCGACGTCCGAGAGGACGAAGTCGGCGACGTAGACCGGAATCTCCTCGCCCGTGGCGGGATTCGTCGCGGTCAGATCGGTGGCGACGCCGTTCGGCTCGTCGCCCTCGGGGTCGGCCTCGTGCTCGACGAAGTGGCGGACCTCCTCGTCCTCCTCGGCCAGTTCCTGGGTGATCGGGTGATCGGGTGCGAGCGCGAAGAACGTCGCCCCGAACACCGTGTCGACGCGCGTGGTGAACGCCCGGGCGTCCCCGTGGCCCTCGATTTCGAAATCGAGTTCGGTCCCGTACTGGCGACCGATCCAGTTACGCTGCATCTGGCGGACCGAGTTCGGCCACCCCTCCAGGTCGTCGATGGCCTCGAGCAACTCGTCGGCGTACTCCGTAATTCGGAGGAACCACTGCTCGAGTTCGCGGGTCTCGACGGGGGTGTCACAGCGCCAGCAGAGTTCCGCCTCGCCCTCGACTTGCTCGTCGGCCAGGACAGTCTCGCAGTGGGGACACCAGTTGACCTCGGCGTCCCGGCGCTCGACCAGGCCCTCCTCGTGGAAGCGGGTGAACAGCCACTGGTTCCAGCGGTAGTACTCGGGGGTGCAGGTGGCGAGCTCGCGGTCCCAGTCGTAGCCGAATCCCATCGATTCCATCTGCCCACGCATGGTGTCGATGCAGTCGAACGTCCAGTCGCGCGGGTTGGTGTCGCGCTCTTTAGCCGCGTTCTCGGCGGGGAGGCCGAAGGCGTCCCACCCCATCGGGTGGAGCACGTCGTCGCCGCGCATCCGTCGGTAGCGGGCGTAGGCATCGGTGATCGTGTAGTTTCGAACGTGACCCATGTGGAGTTTGCCCGAGGGGTAGGGGTACATCCCCAGGACGTACGTCGGATCCTCGACGTCGTCGGGCGTTCGGTACACGTTCGCGTCGTCCCACGCCTCCTGCCAGCGTCGTTCGACCGTCGCGTGGTCGTATCCCGAGTCGCTCATTTGCTTATATAGGATTGGCGGAGGCGAGGTTCTATACCTTTCCATTGGCGGGCAAACGGACAGTTCCCGCTCGCCTCGAGGCGAGCACCCGAACCAGTAGTTTCGTTCCGGTACGTTTTCGAACCGGGTCGAGGGGACGAAGTGGGACCGTTCTCGAGAGTGAAACCGCTAGATAGCGGCAGGGAAACGGGAACAAGATGGAACGGTCAAAAACCGATGCAACCGTCGCGGCTTTATATACGTACGCCGACGGAACTACGGACCACAATGGCACCACTCATCAGCGCACTGGTCGCGTTCATCGTCGCACTACTGGTTGGCGGCCTGGCAATCTACCTCGCCGCGAGCGTCGTCATCGACGCCCACAGTTACGAGCACGCAATCGTGACCGCTATCATCGGCGCCATCGCGTGGGCGCTCACGTCCTGGATTCCGCTCCTGGGGCCGATCATCGCCCTGATCGTCTGGATCGGTGTGATCAACTGGCGTTACCCTGGCGGCTGGGTGACCGCTGCAGCCATCGGCGTGGTCGCCTGGCTGTCGGCGCTCGTCATCCTGTTCGTGCTCAACGCGGTTCTGGGACTCGGCGTCGGCGCGTTCGGCGTGCCGATCTGAGGGCGTCCCGAGCGGTCGCTGTCTCGTCCTCAAAACGTGTCGCCCCACCCGAACAGTTATTTCGAGAAGTTGTGAAGTAATTGTCAATGAGGCGACGCCACGTCCTCGGCGGCTTCCTCGCCTGGGCCTCACTGGGTTCTGGTTGTCTCTCGAGTAGCGACGAGGCCCAGAGCGAGCCAGCGACGGTCGAGAACCCGCCGGAGTGGCTCCGGGAGCGCGGCCAGTGCGAAGACGAGTGGGCGTGGGGGTCGCTGGAACTCTCGAGGGCGGAGCCCGGTTCCGGGTTCGGCACCGCCGTCGTCCCGTACGACCGTCTCGGCGAGGAATCGAAGCGACTCGTTCGCTTCGCGGTGCACAACGACGGTGCAGTGGCCTGCGATCAGACTGGCGGGACGGCCTTCCAGACCCTCTTGGGCGACGTCGACGAACTCGCCGAGCGGGACCGGGAGGCACACAGCGAGAACCCGTGGGTGTACAAAATTCGCACGGCGAGAGCGACGTACCGGATCGAACGGCTCGAGGCGTTCGACGCGGTTCTCGTCTGAGTCCCGATCGAGGCGACCGCTCGAGAGCACATTTCTGGTGAAAACGCTTCCGGAACCTGGGGTTCGCGGTTCGCTAGTCGATGTCGATTCGCTTCGAGTCGTCGCTCTGTTCGAGTTTCGGCAGCGTCACGGTGAGCACGCCGTTGTTGTAGGTGGCCGTTATCGACTCCTCGTCGACCGGTTCGGGGAGGTGCAGCCGCCGACTGACCGACTTGTGCGACCGCTCCCGGCGGAGGTAGCGGTCGTGCTCGTCGGTGCGGTCGGTCTCCTGTTCGGCCTCGAGGCGGAGCGTCCCCTCGACGAGCGTCAACTCGATGTCCTCGGTCTCGAAACCGGGGAGGTCGGCCGTCACGACGTACTCGTCACGGTGGTCGGCCACGTCGACGGCAACCGAACCCGGAAACGAGAGGCCGCTACCGCCGACGCCCGTTTCGAACTGCTTGCTGACTCGGTCGAGCATCTCCTCGAGGTCGTCGAACGGATTGCGTCGCATGGGAGTCGATAGGCGCTCGAGGAGGATAAATTGTGCCCCGGCGAGGACGACAGAACTGGCAGGGTCGTGTCGAGCGTATCTCGCGTACTCTCAGTCGACGACGTACGCGAGGCCGTACACTCTCACTCGACGACGTGCTCGAGGTCGTACGACCCCAGCCGGCGAACCCACCCTCTCTCGGCGAGGGCCTCCAGGTCGGCGAGAGCCTCCTGGGTGCGCTCCTCGTAGAGGCCGGCGTCGACGTCCATGTGGAAGACGTAGTCGCCGAGTCGCTCCCCGCTCGGGCGGGACTCGACCCGGCTCAGGTTGATGTCGCGGTCGGCGAAGGGCTCGAGCAACTCGAGGAGCAGACCGGGGTAGTTCGCGTTCGGATAGACGACGAGCGAGGTCTTCCCGCCGGCCTCCGAACGCTCGGAGGCGGGTGCGAGCGCGAAGAACCGCGTCGCGTTCGACGTCTGGTCCTGGATGTCGGCGGCGATGACCTCGAGGTCGTCACCTGCCGTGGCGGGATGGGCGATGCCCGCGACCGAGGGGTTCTCGCGGGCGTACTCGACGCCCTGAGCCGTGCTCGAGACGGCCTCGAGGGTCGCGTCGGGGTACTCGGACTCGAGGTAGGCGCGACACTGGGCGAGCGCCTGGGAGTGGCTGGCGATGGTGTCGAAGTTCGGTCCCTGGGCGAGCAGGGCGTGGCGGATCGGCGTGACGATTTCGCGGACGACGGCGACGTCGTACTCCGCGAGGGCGTCCTGGCTCTCAGTAACGCTCCCTTCGATGCTGTTCTCGATGGGAATTACTCCGCGGTCGAACTCGCCGGCGGCGACGGCGGCGACGATGTCGGTGACCGACTGGCGGAAGACCACGTCGTCGTCGAGCGCTCGCGTCGCACGATGCGAGTAGGTCCCTTCGGGGCCGAGCGTGACGGCTGTCATACCCGCTGGTGGGAGTCGAACCCCGAAAAGCGTGCCGAAGGTGGCGATTCCTCGAGTTCGCAGTCGGTACACTCCACTTTCGACTCGACGCTAGAGCGAGCCGTAATCGTCGCTGAACACCTCGAGCGTGGCGACGAGCGCGCCGAGGACGATGGGACCGTAGAACAGCCCCATGAACCCGAACGCGGTGACCCCGCCTAGGACGCCGACAATTATCACGGCCGGATTGAGTTCGGCGTAGCGGTCGACGACGATTGGTCGCAAGTAGTCGTCCGAGAGGCCGACGATGACCATACTGTAGATCGCCAGCCCGATCGCGAACGTCGGCTGATTGACCATGAGCAGGTAGATCACGGCGGGGCCCCAGACCAGGAACGAGCCAACGATGGGGATCAACGAGAGGACGATCATGACGACCGTCCAGAACAGCGCGTTGGGAATGCCGACGACGAACAGGCCGATTCCCGCCAGTCCGCCCTGGATCAGCGCGATGAGGACGTGGCCGGCCAGCACCGCCCACGTCACGTTCTCGAGCGCCTCGAAGAGGTTCGTCTGGACGGCGTCCGGGAGCGGCGTCACCTCGCGAAGCCACCTGAGCAGGGAGTCGCCGTCCCGGAGGAGATAGTAAAGCAAGAAGAGCGCCACGCCGATACCGATGGCCGTGTGCGTGAGCCCCGCCAGCAGTTCCGGACTCCGTTCCAAGAGCGTCTGTCCCGCGGTTCGGGCCCACTCCATGGCCGTTGACTCGAGGTCGACCCCGAATCGCTGGGCGACCGACTGGAAGGGCTCGAGCGGAAGCGAATCGGCGTCAGCGCCTTCGACGAGTGCCCGGGCGTCGCGAAAGACGTACGCTACGACGATCACGACGGGGACGATGGCGAGGAGCAGTGCCAGCAAGACGAGCGAAAACGCGGCGATCGCGGGCGAGGTTCGTCGCTCGAGGCGGCGCTGGACCGGCGTCAGCACGAACGCGAGGAGGACGGCGGCCAGCACGTACTGGATGTACGGGAAGACGAGTTGCGCTGACAGCAACAGCAATATGGCGATGAGAACGAGCAGCGTCCCTCTCGATCGGTTCACATCTCGAACTCAACGGGGAGGGGGTTAAAAGCGGTGGCGGCAGGTACAGGCCGACGGCGGCGTACGGTCGAGAGCGGCGGCCCAGACGCCGATAGATCGGCCGTAATGCAGGATGCAGGCCGACCTCGAGCAGCACGCCGAAGACGCCCGCGTGAAGACCCGGTTACCGCCGAGAAGATGGTATTTCTGCCGGGAAACCGGAGAAACGCGGGATTGACCGGCGTAAACGGTTCGTCCGTGTCGACTTTCCGCTCGCTCGTCACACGGGTTCAAGGCCGTGGTTCGCCTAGTATCGGTTATGTCGACCCAGCTCGACCCGCTCTCGATCTCGGCCGACCTCCTCTACACAGTCAAGACGGACGGGGAGCGGGGCGCCCTCCGCGACCATCTCGCCACGCTCGAGCGAACGCGACTCGATCGGGCGCTCGGCGGCCGCGCGGAGAAACTCGCTTTCTGGCTCAACTGCTACAACGCATACGTGCAGATCCTCCTCGACGACGATCCCTCGCTGCTCGAGGGGGGAGTGCTCGACCGCTGGAAGTTCTTCGCCAGGGATCGCGTCCCGATCGCGGGCGTCTGGCTAAGTCTCAACGACATCCAACACGGGCTCCTTCGCGGCTCGAGGCATCCCTGGGGGATGGGGTACCTGCCGCGACCGTTCCCGACGGCCTTCGAGCGCCAGTTTCGACTCGAGTCGGTCGATCCGCGGATACACTTCGCGCTGAACTGCGGCACCGAAAGCTGTCCCCCGGTCGCCGTCTACAGCCCCGCCGACGTCGAGGCCGAACTCGAGACCGCGACCGACTGGTTCCTCGAGGAGAACGTGAGCTACCAGCCACGAGAGCGCGTGGCCCGCGTGCCGCGGGTATTCCTCTGGTACCGCGGTGATTTCGGCGGTTCGAGCGGGATTCGGTCGTTCCTCGAGCGCTACGACGTGATTCCGCCCGACGTGACGCCGACGTTGCAGTACGACGAGTACGACTGGTCGATGGATCTGGGGGATTATCGCCGAAAGTGATTCGTCGGAGTCCTCGCTGGCCGGAGCAGGCCAATACGGACCAAATCGGGTCGATACGGGTCGAAACGGTCGAAACGGTCGAAACGGACCCAGGTGGGCCATCGGCGTCATTGCTGCCCAGGAGACCTCGGCAACATTGCCGCCTCGAGGACCTCAGTTCCCGTGCCCTCGACCCTCGAGGTACTCCTTCGTTCGCCCGAGAACGACGCACTCCGTCTCTCGGAGGTCCGCGACGGATTCCGATCCCGTGACGAACATCGCCGTCTCGAGTTCGACCCGGAGGGTCTCCAGGAGGTCGACGACCGCTTCGATTCCCTGCCCCGCCGGCGAGAGAAACGGTTTGGCGAGACCGCCAGCCTGCGCACCGAGGGCGATGGCCTTCGCCACGTCCAGACCGGAGCGGACGCCGCCGCTGGCGATCACGGTGTCGTGGACGTTCGCGGCCTCGAGCGTGCTCACGGCGGTCGGAACCCCCCAGGCCCGGAATCGTCGGCCGACGTGTTCCTGGCGGGTCGCGCCGATGGCGGCAGCCCGGTAGGACTCGATGCCCGACCACGTCGTCCCGCCCTTTCCGGCGACGTCGATGGCGTCGACGCCCGCTGCTGTCAACCGCTCGGCGGTGCCCCGGGCGATACCGTTGCCCGTCTCCTTGACGATCACCGGCACCGAGAGGTCGCTCGCGACCGTTTCGATGGCCTCGAGACAGCCGCGGGCGTCGACGTCGCCCTCGGGCTGGACCGCCTCCTGGAGGAAGTTGAGGTGGATCGCCATCGCGTCCGCCTCGATCATCTCCACGGCACGCTCGACGTCGCTCACGTCGTACTCGAGCAACTGGGCGGCACCGACGTTGCCGTAGAGGAAGGCGTCGGGGGCCACGTCGCGGACCACGGTGTAGGACTCGAGGAGGTCCGGGTCGTCGAGTTCGAGCCCGGCGCGCTGGCTGCCGACGCCCATCGCGACGCCCATTTCCTGGGCCGCGGCGGCGAGCGATCGGTTGATCGTCGTGGTGTTGGGGTGGCCGCCGGTCATGCTCTCGATGACGATGGGGGCCGCGAGTTCGTAGCCGAACAGGTCCACGCTCGTATCGATCTCGTCCCGGTGGATCTCCGGCAGCGCCTCGTGGACGAGTTCGACGTCCTCGAAGCCGGTCCCCGAGGTTTCGACGTCTTCTTCTTCGATAATGCGGATGTGATCGTCTTTGCGGTCGGATGTCTCGGGCATCGCTTCGTCTCTGCTGTGACGTTCGCCGGCGGTATTGAAAAGGTGTCCATTCGCGTCCGGTCCATTGACCGTGGCGTGTCCGTTCCAGCGACGGACGACCGGCGCCGAGGAAGCAGTCGCGTCGAGTGACCGCCCCCTTCATAATGCGTCGTGTGTTACCAACAAACATGGTATCCTCACTCGACGACGTCGAATATCTCGCACGGTCGTCCCACCGTGTCGCCGTGCTTACGGCGATTAGCGAACGGCCTCGGACGCGAGCCGAGTTGTGTGAGGTGACGGGCGCGTCGGCGTCGACGATCAGTCGAACCCTTCGAGCCCTCGAGGAGCGACGCTGGATCGCCCGAACCGGCCACCACTACGAGGCCACGCCGCTCGGAGCCTACGTCTCGGAAGGAGTTGCGGACTTACTCGAGCGCCTCGAGACGGAACGCAAGCTCCGCGACGTCTGGGACTGGCTACCGGTCGACGACGCCGACGTCCCGATCGAGGAACTCGCCGACGCCGTCGTGACGCCGGCCACGGTCGAGGATCCCTACCGGCCGGTGTCACGCTTCGTCTCCTTGCTCGAGGAGGCAGACACGTTCCGCTTCGTCGGCTTCGAACTGGGGCTGCTCGAGCCCTGCAAAGACGAACTCTGCGGACGAATCATCGACGGCATGGACGCGACGGTCATCGATCCACCCAGCGTCGCGACCTACATCAGGTCGAGCTACCCCGACCTGTCGACGCGAACTCTCGAGAGCGGGAATCTCACCGTCTTGCTCCACGACGATCCGCCGTCTTACGGACTCAGCCTCTTCGACCGCCGCGTCGGCCTCTGTATCTACATGCCCGAGACCGGAACCCTGCGCTCGCTGATCGACACCGACGCGCCGGCCGTGCGCTCGTGGGCCGAGTGGACGTTCGAACGACACCGCCACGAAGCGCGGCCGTTGGCGCTCGAGGCTGGAGCCGAGCCGGAGGCGGATTCCGGGTCCGGGTCCGAGCCCTAAAGCGGGCACGTCTCGGTGATGGCGGGTCGACCGTGGTCGAACCGCTCGAGTAGACAATATTGCTCGAGTAGACGCTAGTCATCGAGAATACGTTCGTCCTCGAGTAGCCCTCCGTATCCAGCAGCTGTCAGGTGCTTGCACGACGTGACCACCGGTCAGCACGTGCACTTCCAGTGGTTACCGGGTCAAATTCACTAGGTGCCTACACGACATTTCCGCTCCATGGAGAGATTGCGGAGGCGATACCAATGACTGACAGCTACTTTACCGACCGAACAGCACCTCGAGGCGGGTCCCGATGAGCACCACGAACGGCGTCGACGTCGACGCGCTGGGCGAGGCGATCGACGCGATCAGCGACGATTCGACCGTGGGCCAGTTTACCTTCCACGCGGAAACCGAGTGGACCGACGGGCTCCGGTGTGAGACGACCATCGACGAATTCGACCAGGCGGGCGAGCGCGTGCAGACGCGCGAGTTCACTATCGAGGGCGACGAACCCGAGCAGATCCTCGGCCAGCGAACCGCGCCGAACGCGGTCGAACTCCTGCTCGCGGCCCTCGGTTCGTGCCTGAGCGTCGGCTACGCCGCGAACGCCGCTGCGATGGGCATCGACCTCGAGGACATCCGCTTCGAGATGGACGGCGACGTCGACCTCCGGGGATTCCTCGGCATCGACGAGACCGTCAGGCCCGGCTACGAGGGGATCACCTGCACTGCATACGTCGACGCCGACGCCCCGGAAGCCGAACTGGTCGAACTTCGCGAGCGCGCGGAAGCGACCTCGCCGCTCATCGACAGCATCACGAACGAGGTTCCGGTGGAGACCGACCTGGTTGCCGCCACGAAGCCATGAGCGAGACGAATGCGTCGAGGCTCGACACGGACGAACTCGAGCAGAAGGTCAAAGCCGTCTACCAGGACGTCGCGCGGTCGCCGGACGGGGACTTTCACTTCGAAATGGGGCGCGACCTGGCCGAGCGCCTCGGCTACGACCCGTCGGTGCTCGATCGAATCCAGTCGCGGGCCATCGACTCTTTCGCCGGCGTCGGGTACCACTTCAACCTCGCGAGCCTCGAGCCCGGCGAGCGCGTCCTCGACCTCGGGAGCGGCTCGGGGATGGACGTCTTCGTCGCAGCGATTTACGTCGGTGACGAGGGGACGGTGGTCGGCATCGACATGACCGACGACCAGCTCGAGAACGGTCGGAGATACCGCGACGACGGCGGGTTCGACAACGTCAGCTTCGAAAAGGGGTACATCGAGGACCTGCCGTTCGACGACGAGTCGTTCGACGCGGTCATCTCCAATGGCGTGATCAACCTCTCGGCCGAGAAAGATCGCGTCTTCGCAGAGGTGCGTCGCGTCCTCGCTCCGGGCGGCCGACTCGCGCTGTCGGACATCACCAGCGAGGAGCAGATGCCCGACTCCATCAAGACGAACGCGGACCTCTGGGCGGCCTGTATCGGCGGAGCGGTGCAAGTCGACGACTACGCCGACGCCATCGAGACGCCAGGGTTCGACGTGGTCGACCGCCGAGCGAACGATCGGTACGAATTTACCTCGGATCGAGCACAGAGCGCGTGCCAGACCTACGGGGTCAAGAGTATCTCGCTGGTGGCTCGCAAGCGTTGAACGGGCCCCAATTGGGGCTCGCTCGAGTGGACCACACTCTACTCACGAGCGTCCGGAGCCACCCATGAGCCCCTCGTGAGCCGTTCGGAACCCACTCGAAAACCACTCGAGCAGAGCCGATCGCACACGTCTGGCGCTCCGACGTTTCCATGGCTGGCGATTCGCCTTTCAGGTTTTTGTGACTGCCCGTCAAACGCGTGACCATGTGGCGAGCAATCGTCCTCGGGTTCACCGTCGTCGAAATCCTGTTCCCCGACCAGATCATCGCCTGGGGAGAACGAAGAGCGTTCGAGAATCCGAACGACGGCGAGTTGCGCACGTGGACCATGCCGATGGCTCGCCTCGAGGGCGTGCTGTTCGCGTGGCTCGCCCTCGGCGGGCGTCGTCGGACCCCCACGGTCGCCGGGCTGCTCGCCGTCCTCGGCGTACCAGCCCTCCTGGCCCCGGAGCGATTCGTTCGAACGGCGCTCAAACTCGCCTACCGGAATCCGGACGACCTCGAGTTGAAACCGTGGGTGGTTCCGGCGACGCGAGCGATCGGTCTCTGCTACGTCGTCCTCGGCACGGTCGCCGGGCGCGTGTCGGCACCCGCCGAGGACTCCCGGTCGAAGTCGAATGCGCGCCCGGAGTAGCGCCCGGTCTCGTCGACGTACGTGGGACACGATACGCAGAACGGGTTAGTACGACCGCACCTCGAGTCCGTCGTCGGTTCCGACGTACGTCGCGTCGGCGAGATCGACGAACAGGCCGTGTTCGAGGACGCCGGGAATCGACGCGAGGTCGCGGCCGAGGGCGGCCGGGTCGTCGATCGAACCGAACGCGCAGTCGAGGACGAGGTTCCCGTTGTCGGTGACCACGGGGCCGTCCTTGTGCGTCGCCATGCGGAGGGTCGGTTCACCGCCGAGGTCCGCAACGCGATTCGCGACCACGGTGTGTGCCGCGGGGAGCACTTCGACTGGAACCGGTGCCTCGAGTGCGGAGACAAGTTTCGAGGAATCCGCGACGACGACGAACCGGTCGGCCGCGGCGGCGACGAGTTTTTCGCGGGCATGGGCCGCGCCGCCACCCTTGATCAGTACCCCGTGGGCGGGGGAGTCGGGGTCGTCGACGACCTGGTCCGCTCCGTCGATGGCCAGGTCGATCCCGTCGACGGCGTCGAGGTCGGTCAGCGGGATTCCGACCTCGAGGGCCAGTTGCCTGGACTGGAAGGAGGTCGCGATTCCCCGGATCTCGAGGCCGTCTGCGACTGCACGGCCGAGTGCTTCGATGGCGTAGGCGGTCGTGGATCCGGTGCCGAGGCCGACGACCATCCCGTCTTCGATCTCCTCGGCTGCTCGTTCCCCCGCACGGCGCTTGTGGGCGTCGGCGCCGCCCGACGATTTCGCGCTCATACCGTCACGAGCGGGCGGCGGGGGGAAAAGCGTAGCCCTCGAGGCCGACCCCTGGTCGGCTGAGCGAGTTGAGACCAACTCAATCGGGCGATTGTTCGAGCCAACCACACCCGCCAAAGCTTTTGGCTCGAGCGGCCCTGTAGAGGGACGATGGGACCGAGCGACGACGCGGTGACGATGACCGACGTACGGAAGACGTACCGCGTCGGCGAGCCGGTACACGCCCTCGACGGCGTCTCGCTGTCGATCCCGCGCGGATCGTACACGGCCATCATGGGCCCGAGCGGGTCGGGAAAGTCGACGCTGATGAACCTCGTCGGCTGTCTCGACACCCCGACGTCGGGCACCGTCGCCGTCGACGGGGAGGACATTTCGACGCTCTCGGAACGCGAACGTACCCGCCTGCGAGGAACCAGGGTCGGGTTCGTCTTCCAGACGTTCAACCTGATGCCGCGACTCGACGCCCTCGAGAACGTGGCCCTCCCTCAACTGTTCCGCGGCGTCGGTCGGACGGAGCGCCACGACCGCGCGCAGGACCTGCTCGAGCGCGTCGGACTCGGCGACCGACTCGATCACCTCCCGAACGAGTTATCGGGCGGTCAGCGCCAGCGGGTCGCCCTCGCCCGCGCACTGGTGAACGATCCGGCGATCGTTCTCGCCGACGAGCCCTCCGGCAACCTGGACACCAAAACGGAGGCGGACGTGCTCGACCTCTTCGAGGAGTTCCACGACGCCGGGACGACGCTCGTCGTCGTCACCCACGAGCGCCACGTCGCCGAACGTGCCGAGCGCATCGTCCACCTTCTGGACGGGAACGTCGAGCGAATCGAACTCCTGGAAGGTGGGGGTGAGAAGGCGTCCCCCGGTGGCGATTCTCGAGTGGAAACGAAGGGGTCTGGCGAGGGTGGTCGAGACGGAGTCGCGGACGAAGGTCCTGCTGGCCGACCCTCGAGTGACGGTGTGCTCTCGAGCAAAGATGTGTCCTCCGGCAATAATGATCCCACCGCAAGTAACCAGGGTTCCACCACGAGCGATGACGACCCCACCACGAGCGAGGAGAAACGCTGATGAGTCCACTCGAGTCGCTCCGGCTCTCCTGGCGGTCGATTCGCGGTCACCGACTTCGGTCGGCGCTGACGACGCTCGGAGTGATCATCGGCGTCGCCGCCGTCATCGCCTTCGTCGCCCTCGGTGCGAGCCTACAGGCCGGCATCATCGGCGACATCAGCCCTGACGACCAGCGGAACCTCTACGGCTGGGCGGCCGACCCGGACACCGAGGGCGGTCCGCTCGCCGGCGCCCAGTTCGTCTTCAGCCAGGACGACCTCGAGGCCGTCGAGGAACTCGAGGCCGTCGACGCCGCCTACGGCTACGCGACCATCGACGCCCAGTCGGTGACCCACGAGGGTGAGACC
It contains:
- a CDS encoding helix-turn-helix transcriptional regulator, coding for MVSSLDDVEYLARSSHRVAVLTAISERPRTRAELCEVTGASASTISRTLRALEERRWIARTGHHYEATPLGAYVSEGVADLLERLETERKLRDVWDWLPVDDADVPIEELADAVVTPATVEDPYRPVSRFVSLLEEADTFRFVGFELGLLEPCKDELCGRIIDGMDATVIDPPSVATYIRSSYPDLSTRTLESGNLTVLLHDDPPSYGLSLFDRRVGLCIYMPETGTLRSLIDTDAPAVRSWAEWTFERHRHEARPLALEAGAEPEADSGSGSEP
- a CDS encoding OsmC family protein, with product MSTTNGVDVDALGEAIDAISDDSTVGQFTFHAETEWTDGLRCETTIDEFDQAGERVQTREFTIEGDEPEQILGQRTAPNAVELLLAALGSCLSVGYAANAAAMGIDLEDIRFEMDGDVDLRGFLGIDETVRPGYEGITCTAYVDADAPEAELVELRERAEATSPLIDSITNEVPVETDLVAATKP
- a CDS encoding methyltransferase domain-containing protein — translated: MSETNASRLDTDELEQKVKAVYQDVARSPDGDFHFEMGRDLAERLGYDPSVLDRIQSRAIDSFAGVGYHFNLASLEPGERVLDLGSGSGMDVFVAAIYVGDEGTVVGIDMTDDQLENGRRYRDDGGFDNVSFEKGYIEDLPFDDESFDAVISNGVINLSAEKDRVFAEVRRVLAPGGRLALSDITSEEQMPDSIKTNADLWAACIGGAVQVDDYADAIETPGFDVVDRRANDRYEFTSDRAQSACQTYGVKSISLVARKR
- the rpiA gene encoding ribose-5-phosphate isomerase RpiA, which codes for MSAKSSGGADAHKRRAGERAAEEIEDGMVVGLGTGSTTAYAIEALGRAVADGLEIRGIATSFQSRQLALEVGIPLTDLDAVDGIDLAIDGADQVVDDPDSPAHGVLIKGGGAAHAREKLVAAAADRFVVVADSSKLVSALEAPVPVEVLPAAHTVVANRVADLGGEPTLRMATHKDGPVVTDNGNLVLDCAFGSIDDPAALGRDLASIPGVLEHGLFVDLADATYVGTDDGLEVRSY
- a CDS encoding ABC transporter ATP-binding protein, whose protein sequence is MGPSDDAVTMTDVRKTYRVGEPVHALDGVSLSIPRGSYTAIMGPSGSGKSTLMNLVGCLDTPTSGTVAVDGEDISTLSERERTRLRGTRVGFVFQTFNLMPRLDALENVALPQLFRGVGRTERHDRAQDLLERVGLGDRLDHLPNELSGGQRQRVALARALVNDPAIVLADEPSGNLDTKTEADVLDLFEEFHDAGTTLVVVTHERHVAERAERIVHLLDGNVERIELLEGGGEKASPGGDSRVETKGSGEGGRDGVADEGPAGRPSSDGVLSSKDVSSGNNDPTASNQGSTTSDDDPTTSEEKR